From Thermococcus sp.:
TTGGTGGGCTTTCGGAATCGTTTACGGGTGGGATGCCTTTAGGATCGCCGGGCTGATTAGGGTTGGCCTTTCTCTGCTCTCGGCGTTCGTTTTCCTGAAAATCGCACGAACTCGTGACAAACTTTAAATTCAGTTCATCTAACTCCAGTTTGTAAGGTGATGACGCGTGATTGAGGTTCGCAACCTGACCAAGCACTACGAGTTCGGCAACGTTACGGCCCTTAAGGGGATAAACCTGACCTTCGAGGACAGGCGGTTCTACGTTATCGCCGGACCCTCTGGAAGCGGTAAGACGACGCTCCTCAACATCCTGAGCGGAATCGACGGGCCAACTTCTGGCGAGGTTCTCGTTGACGGCGTCAGGATTCATTCGCTGAAGGAGAAGGAGCTGAGGCGTTACCGCCTCGAAAACTTTGGAATCGTTTTTCAGTTCTTCTACCTCGTGCCTTATCTTACGGGCCTTGAGAACGTTTTGCTTCCGATGAAGTACTCAAAGAAGGTTGAGAACCCCGAGAAGAGGGCGAGGGAGCTTTTGAAGTTGGTGAACGCGGAGCACCTAGCCAATAAACTTCCCGAGCACATGAGTGGCGGCGAGATGCAGAGAGTAGCGATAGCCAGAGCTTTAGCGAACAGGCCAAGATACCTCTTTGCCGACGAGCCGACGGCCAACCTCGACTGGGAGAACAAAATTAGAATCTGGGAGCTTCTGAGGAAGGTGAACCGCGAGGAGGGCGTTACGGTCATAGCGGCGACTCACGAGAGAGACTTTTTCCGCTTTGCTGACGTCGTGATAACCCTCAGGGACGGTGAGGTTCATGAGGTTAAAAACAACCCTCAGAAAGCTTAAACATGAGAAGAAAGCGGCTGTCGTCGTTTTCATAACGTTCCTCTTTGTGAGCCTCGGGGTCAACTTCACTCTAGCCGGTGTTGGGAGCGTCACCAAGGCAGTCAGCGACTTCACCCGGATTGGAAACGTTGAGTTCATTGTTCAAGGCGTGAACGTTGAGAACCTCACCCGCTTTGGCGAGGTCGTCAACTACCTTTACTTCAACGAGAGTAGGGTCGAGTTTAACGGGAAGGAATACACCGCTTTAATCGGCTACGGACGCTTTGATGTTCCCAAGGTTCAGAGTTCACCTGAAGGCGTTTACGTTCTGGCCTTTCCTGAAGCTAAGCGGGGCGATAAAATCCAGATCAACGGAAAAACATACACCGTGTTGGGGTCGTACTACTATCTCATGGGTGAACCCATAGTCCTGACGAGGGAGAAAGGAAGCTCCCTCTACGTTTTCATGCGCTGCAATGATACGGAAGCCCTCTCGAACTTCCTGATGAAGCATGCCAAAGTTGTTTACTTTACAGTTTACAGGAAAGGCCAAGCGCCCTACATGGACACGATGAGGAGCGTCGAGAACTTCGCCATGAGCTTCTTTTACCTCCTTCTCGGGGCTTCGCTGCTCATTATCGTCTTGATATCATTAACTCACGTGAGGGGAAACACGAGGGAAGTTGGGATCCTGAAAGCCCTTGGACTGCCCGATTCGTTCGTGTCGTTTCTATTCATCGGAGACTACCTGTTCATTGCACTTCTAGCCTATTTAATTGGGATTCCCCTTGGCATCTGGCTCGGCTACGCCTACATGAATTCACATTTCATGCCCCTGAAACCTAACTACACCTATCCGCTGGGGTGGGATGTCCTTATAGTTCTCATAATAGCTCTGATTCTCTCTTTACCTTACGTCTACGTCTCTCGCCTCAAGCCAATCGAGGCCCTGCGCTTCACCCCGAAGAAAAGCTCATCCCTGAGGTTCTTCCTCGTCTTCTTTATGGTCTTCCTCGCGTCTTCCTCGGCCTACTTCGGAATCAGGGGAATCGAGAACTACCTCAGCTTTAACTACCCCTTCAACCTGTGGGCCTGGGGCAGTCCCTCGAAAATCACCGGATTGCCCGGCGAAAAAGCCGGTTACCTTTCCGGGCAGGAAGTGAATGGAATAACGACCGAGATTTACTTCCTCAACTACACGAGCAGCTTCGAGAAAACGCTTATAGCAGGTAGATGGTTCAAAAAGCCCGACGAAGCAGTTATCGAGTTCGGCGTTGCCAAAAAGCTTGGCCTTAAGGTTGGGGACACCGTCAGGGTCAGACTCCTCGGGGAGGTGAGAACGTACAGGGTCGCGGGAATAAGCTACATGAACTTCTACGATGGCAGGGCTATTTTCCTACCGAAGGTTTCCTTTGTGCCAGATGAGGAGGTCTTTCTGAAGGTTAGTAATCCTGAGGAGTGGAAGGAGAGGCTGACGGCTCAGGGACTCAAAGCAATTACCGTGGAAGACCTCAAGAGACAGACCGAGAACAATCTAAAGCTCTTCAAAACAGCGGTTTACAGCGTTATGGTTGTGATATTTCTCATCAGCCTCTTTGCGCTCTTCGCGTTGGTTTACCTTGATATTGAGGGCAGCGAGAAGGTCTACGCAACGCTCAAAGCCATAGGGATTCCTAATTCCCATGTTTGGAGAGGGTTACTCAAAAAGGCCGTTCCATCGCTCGTCACCGGTTCACTGCTCGCGCTTCCCATAAGCCTGAAACTTGGAGAGTACATCGGCGACATGGTCGTTCCGGCCAAGCTCGGCCCCAGTGATATCGTAAAGGTCCTTCCGCCCTTGACTGGCTTTTACGCCCTCTACGCGGTCTTCCTGGTCGTAATAACGAACAGGGTTTTCAACCGCCTCGACGTCATTAAAGCGCTGAGAAGTTAGTCCATAACAGCTATCGCTCCCTTCCACTTCTTCCCAAAGCACTCGCCCGCTAAAACGCTCCTTCCTGTAAGCTCTTCGAGGAACTTCAGGGCGGAGTCGCACTTCTTGAAGCCCGTCGCTATTCCAACCGTTACCCCTTCGATTTCCCTGACTCCAACGCGCTTCTGGTTGTCAAGTTTCTCCCTCAGCTCGTCCCCGTACTTCCACAGGATTCTCCTCGGGTCGAGGAGGAGTTCTCTCTCAACTTCATCAAGGATTTCCCCGAAGTCCCAAACGAAGTCCCTCTCCCTTTCTTCCTCGCTCGCGAAGAGTGTAAACCTTCCGGTCTGCCACTCGCGGAGGAGCCAGCGGGCCGTTTCCTCCAAATCAACCTCTCCGCCCGACTTTATCAGTCCCCTCCTTTCACCGATCTTTCTCAGTATCTCCTCCTCGCTCTCGAACTCTTTTATGCCGAACTTTTCGGTTATCGCCTCCCTCCTCGTTTCGAGAATTCTCCCAATGAGCTTTAGGGCTGGCTTTACGGGTTCCTCTATCTTATCCGCTGGAAAGCCACCCTTTATAACCAGTTCGTCGAAATCATCTATCGGAACGACGCCAGGACTGTCGAGGAGCCATATCCTCTTGCTGAGCCTTATGAGCTGTTTTCCCTTCGTGTAGCCGGGTATTGGGGCCGTTCCGACTGCCCTTTTCCCTTTGAGGGTGTTTATTATCGTGCTTTTACCCACGTTGGGATAACCGATTAGGGCGACTTTGACTTTTCCCTGCTCCTCGAGGATAGGTTTCGCGAGCTTTTTGATTTCCTTCCGCAGGATTCCAGTTCCCTTCCTCTCTCGAGCACTTATGAAGACAAGGGGTATATCGCTCCTCCTCTTGTACTCCTCTGCCCATTCCTTTGGAACCAGGTCTGCCTTGTTCATGACTATGAGGAGTGGCTTCCCGCTCTCTTGGACGAGCTTTTCGAGCTTTCTGTTTCGAGTTCCTATGGGGTCCCTGGCGTCGACTACCTCAACTATAAGGTCGGCCTCATCTATTACCTCCTTTACCACTCGCCACGCTTTCTTCTGCTTCATCCCTAACCACCGTTATCTCGAAGATTACGGTTCCACCGTCTGTGTACGGCGGCCCAGGGTCGAGGCACTGGACGTAGGCTTTATCTCCCCTGCCAAGGCCTAGCTCGCTCGGTTTAATACCCTTTCTCAGTGCCACTATGTATGGCAACAGGGATGCAAAGGCGTGGGTGCATATCGCATCGGTTTCCTCAAGTCTTACCATTGGGCCTTCTACAACGATTTTGTCGCCTACTTTGAAGACTGGGCATCTTCCTCTTATTTCTTTGGCTGTTATTTCCAACCGTTCCATGTTCTCACCGAAACTTAAATAAGGATTGAAGCTCAAAAACTATTCGAGACCTTAATGGCTTAGCGATAACTATAACGGTGGTGCTTAAAGTGGCAGAGGATATAGAGGCGAAAATACGTCGTTTGAGGGAGCTCGGGAAGGTAACGGCTGAACCCGAGAGCCCTCCGGTTAAACCACCGACGGCTTCACCGAAGAAGCCACCGCGCAGACCGCGCTCAATCAGTAGTATACGCGAGAGGGAGAGGCGTAAGAGAATTCTAATTGGCGCGTCTATTCTGATCATTATCATTTTGATTATATCTGTTGGTGCTTACTCTTATCTCCAGAGCAGAAGTGCGAATGAGCTAAAGAACCTCCGCAACAAAAAGATTAACGAAGTCAACTATTACTTCTCCCATTATAATTTCTCCAATAAGGAATGTGCCCAAAAGGTAATTCAGATTAGAAGCCTGCTCCTCCAGAAAATTCAGAATGCCAATAGTGTTAGTGAACTCAATTCAATAAACGTTAAGACATACTTTGATAAGGCAGTTCAGGTTTATCAGGAGTGTGTAAAAGAACAGGAAAAATTAGCATATGAAAAGAAGCTGAATCAGACTAAACAGGCCAAGATTCAGGCAATCAAGATGGCATTCCAGCCACTTCTTTCAATGCCCCTTCCTGATAGCCTCCGGGCGAAAGTAATCTCAGCTATGAAGACCTTGGAGGAGAAAGTGCAAAACGCCAAAACCATCGAAGAGGTAAACTCCATAAATCCCGACCCATATCTGCTGTCCCTCTGGAGGGACTACTACCTCTGGAAGATTGACAATCTCCCTGGCAACGATGTCATACTTGAGAAAGATGGAAACAAACAGCTCGTATCTAAGGCCGAAGCCAAGTCAATTCTGAGTACTATAACGAGCTATACAGAGTTGCTACAGTACAAGGTCTACAAGGTTCAGTACGTTGAGATTGCCCTCGTCCTTCCAAGGGACAGAATTGCTGGAGGATTCCTTAAGCCGGGAGATGCTGTTATGTTCTTTGCAAAAAACAATACCAAAGGATCTTATCGTGAAATAGTTAATCAGGGCTATGTAGAACTCGTCCTTCTTCCGACCAATGCGGGCCAGATATCTGTGAGTGAGTCCCAAACACAAACGAGTTCAAGCACATCTTCAGCGTCAACAACTTACAATGAAAACCATGCGTCGACTTACAATCCGGGAGATTTCCAGTACTCCAACGGAACTACAGTTTCAGATACTTACTCTAACTCCCAGACTTCTACACAAAGTTCCTCAGCAAGTTATTCCTACAATGTTAACCTAGCAGAGATTCTTAAAGCGATAGCCGCAGGAAAAATACAAGCTAGTGATGAAGTTAAGCAGGCTCTTCAAAGCTACGGTTGGAAAGTTATGAGCTTAGAACAGTCATCGGATATGTTGGTTCTTCCCCCAAACACTGAGCTCCTTATAATAGTTAAGGTTCCATCAATTTTCGTCCCAGATATACTCCAAAATCAGCAGTATCTCTATGTAGCGAAGATTTCGACGTGAGGTGGTGAAGATGAAAAAAGTCCTTTCCATTCTTTTAATGTTAATTTTATTGGTTTCATTTTCAGCATTCACACTAGCTCAGCAGTATACCCTCCCGGGATCTCTTCCAGGAGGGATTGTCTATAACAACATTGGGCTTAGCGGTGAAATAATGTTGAACATTAATGTTACGCTTGTTAACACTGCCCCTTATCCAAAATATGTTCTAGTCAATCCCCGGTATGATTTTAGGGTTCTTCGAGGAAATGGAAGCGAATACTTCTACAACTACAGGACATCTACCGGGGCTCTTGAGAGAGTCGTATCTAGAGAGCTCCTTTCAAAATCTGTAAACTACTTTGTTGGTTTCTGGCTAGCTCCTTATGAAACCGTTGTTGTAAACTTCAAGATCACTAAGAATTCATCGTATTATGTTCCTCTGCTAGATTTTAAATCAGCATGTGGTGATATAGGCAAACTTACAAGCCTTACCTATGAAAACGGCACTTTGGTAAGTGCTGTTGTTAACAACAACGGTGGGCTTGATAAATTGATATGTGGTTCAATTTATCCGCAACTCATAAACAAACCAATATTCCTCAGCATTCATTCGATGTTTCCCATCTTGGACAAGAATATCCGTGTGATAAAGTATGATGGATTTGTAGACTTTAGAATTACAAATATTCCTAACATGAACAGCACGGATAAGATGTTTCATGTGTTCTTTGCTGTGGTTCAACCAGTTATCTTTCTAAATGGGAAGACCTATGATTACAGGCCAAACTTCACAATGACATATCAGGATTACCTCAAGAAATTCGTGTGGGAATATTCGGGAGTTGGTAGCCCTCAAGTAAAGCCTGTTAATTCAACAACTCCCAAGACAAATCTCTTTAAACTTACCGATAGACTTCTCTCGGGCATCAAAGTTAGTTCTCCACATAGGATTAGTCCGAAATCTTATCATAGTCCCAATTTCCCAGTATGGGTTGTGTTTATGGGAGAGAAGATTGATATAACCTATAGAATTAGCTGGAATAATGACTCTGGGCGGTGAGAGTTCGTGTTTGGAGAGAAAAAGAAAAAAGATGAGGGATTTTCCTGGATAGATGAAATACTTTCGGGAAATGAAGATCCCCTTGAGAAGGTTCTCAAAAAGAAAGAGGAAGAGCCACCGCTTCCCCTATCAACCTCGGGGGGTAGTTTAGAGGAGATACTGGGTAGTGTTTCAAAAGAAGATAATGACCAAAAAACTCAGGAGAGTAGTGTGGACGTCCTAAGTTCAATACTCAGTGAAAAGAATGATATATCTGAGAAAAAGATATCCAAAAAAACTCCAGAGCCTATGCCCTCCGAAACTGGAGCAGATTTGTTAAGCTCTCTACTTGGAAGTGCTTCAAACTCATCTATCTCAAAACCCAAGTCAGACTCTATGCCATCAAAATCTTCCTCAAGCTTGACAGCACTCCCTTCTTCTGAAGCCAAGGAAACTGGTGTTGATTTTCTTAGTGAGATCCTTTCAAAACCTGAGCCCTCGTCATCTACACAATCTCGTTCGTCACTAGGTTTCTCTCCGAATTTGCAGGATATTCTCGGAACGTCTTCACCCGATGAACCTTCTTTCGTTGCTAGAGGCAAAGTTCTTGATGCCTATGGGAATGTTCGTATACTTAAGGTCAAAGGTGAACCTGTCCCAATTTATGAAGTTCGTTTTCCAAAGCTCAGTAAGGAAGAACAACAGCTCTTTAAGCGCATAAAAGAAAGGGCTATAACAGAAATTCAGATAGATCCAACTACAATACCTAACCCTGAGGAGCGCAGGAGAATATTCCTCAATGCTGTAAAAAAGATGATCAAAGAAGAAGCTCCCCATTATTCTGAGGGAAGGATAGAAGTTCTTGCAGACATGATAGTTCAGCAAATGATAGGTTATGGCAAGCTAGACCCACTTGTGAGAGATGACAATTTGGAAGAAATTATGGTTATTGGAACAAACAGACCAGTTTATGTGTGGCATAGACGCTTCAACATGTGTAAAACTAACATTGTTTTCCCTGAGGAAAAAGAAATACTCAATATTATCGAGAGAATAGCTAGAGAGGTTGGAAGGAGAATAGACCAGCAAAGTCCACTCCTTGATGCACGTCTACCTGATGGAAGCCGTGTTAATGCTACAATACCTCCCATTAGTCTTGATGGACCAACAATAACGATACGTAAATTTAAAAAGGATCCATTAACCGTAATTGATCTAATCAAATATGGAACCATAAACTCTGAGATAGCAGCTTTATTTTGGGTGTTTGTTGATGGATTGGGTGTTAAACCCGCCAATGTTTTAGTTGCGGGAGGTACTGGCTCGGGCAAAACAACTACTCTAAACTCTCTAGCAATGTTTATACCGCCGAGTGAGCGTGTTATAAGCATTGAAGATACTGCGGAACTTCAGTTGCCTGTTGAACACTGGATAAGACTCGAAACTAGACCACCAAACCTTGAAGGCAAGGGCGAGGTTACAATGGATGACCTCGTCAAGAACACACTCCGTATGCGTCCCGACAGGATTATCGTCGGTGAGGTTCGTGGACCGGAGGCTAGAACGATGTTTACTGCAATGAACA
This genomic window contains:
- a CDS encoding ABC transporter ATP-binding protein, with amino-acid sequence MIEVRNLTKHYEFGNVTALKGINLTFEDRRFYVIAGPSGSGKTTLLNILSGIDGPTSGEVLVDGVRIHSLKEKELRRYRLENFGIVFQFFYLVPYLTGLENVLLPMKYSKKVENPEKRARELLKLVNAEHLANKLPEHMSGGEMQRVAIARALANRPRYLFADEPTANLDWENKIRIWELLRKVNREEGVTVIAATHERDFFRFADVVITLRDGEVHEVKNNPQKA
- a CDS encoding ABC transporter permease: MRLKTTLRKLKHEKKAAVVVFITFLFVSLGVNFTLAGVGSVTKAVSDFTRIGNVEFIVQGVNVENLTRFGEVVNYLYFNESRVEFNGKEYTALIGYGRFDVPKVQSSPEGVYVLAFPEAKRGDKIQINGKTYTVLGSYYYLMGEPIVLTREKGSSLYVFMRCNDTEALSNFLMKHAKVVYFTVYRKGQAPYMDTMRSVENFAMSFFYLLLGASLLIIVLISLTHVRGNTREVGILKALGLPDSFVSFLFIGDYLFIALLAYLIGIPLGIWLGYAYMNSHFMPLKPNYTYPLGWDVLIVLIIALILSLPYVYVSRLKPIEALRFTPKKSSSLRFFLVFFMVFLASSSAYFGIRGIENYLSFNYPFNLWAWGSPSKITGLPGEKAGYLSGQEVNGITTEIYFLNYTSSFEKTLIAGRWFKKPDEAVIEFGVAKKLGLKVGDTVRVRLLGEVRTYRVAGISYMNFYDGRAIFLPKVSFVPDEEVFLKVSNPEEWKERLTAQGLKAITVEDLKRQTENNLKLFKTAVYSVMVVIFLISLFALFALVYLDIEGSEKVYATLKAIGIPNSHVWRGLLKKAVPSLVTGSLLALPISLKLGEYIGDMVVPAKLGPSDIVKVLPPLTGFYALYAVFLVVITNRVFNRLDVIKALRS
- a CDS encoding GTPase → MKQKKAWRVVKEVIDEADLIVEVVDARDPIGTRNRKLEKLVQESGKPLLIVMNKADLVPKEWAEEYKRRSDIPLVFISARERKGTGILRKEIKKLAKPILEEQGKVKVALIGYPNVGKSTIINTLKGKRAVGTAPIPGYTKGKQLIRLSKRIWLLDSPGVVPIDDFDELVIKGGFPADKIEEPVKPALKLIGRILETRREAITEKFGIKEFESEEEILRKIGERRGLIKSGGEVDLEETARWLLREWQTGRFTLFASEEERERDFVWDFGEILDEVERELLLDPRRILWKYGDELREKLDNQKRVGVREIEGVTVGIATGFKKCDSALKFLEELTGRSVLAGECFGKKWKGAIAVMD
- a CDS encoding TIGR04076 family protein, with the translated sequence MERLEITAKEIRGRCPVFKVGDKIVVEGPMVRLEETDAICTHAFASLLPYIVALRKGIKPSELGLGRGDKAYVQCLDPGPPYTDGGTVIFEITVVRDEAEESVASGKGGNR
- a CDS encoding DUF515 domain-containing protein, whose protein sequence is MAEDIEAKIRRLRELGKVTAEPESPPVKPPTASPKKPPRRPRSISSIRERERRKRILIGASILIIIILIISVGAYSYLQSRSANELKNLRNKKINEVNYYFSHYNFSNKECAQKVIQIRSLLLQKIQNANSVSELNSINVKTYFDKAVQVYQECVKEQEKLAYEKKLNQTKQAKIQAIKMAFQPLLSMPLPDSLRAKVISAMKTLEEKVQNAKTIEEVNSINPDPYLLSLWRDYYLWKIDNLPGNDVILEKDGNKQLVSKAEAKSILSTITSYTELLQYKVYKVQYVEIALVLPRDRIAGGFLKPGDAVMFFAKNNTKGSYREIVNQGYVELVLLPTNAGQISVSESQTQTSSSTSSASTTYNENHASTYNPGDFQYSNGTTVSDTYSNSQTSTQSSSASYSYNVNLAEILKAIAAGKIQASDEVKQALQSYGWKVMSLEQSSDMLVLPPNTELLIIVKVPSIFVPDILQNQQYLYVAKIST
- a CDS encoding CpaF family protein, with product MFGEKKKKDEGFSWIDEILSGNEDPLEKVLKKKEEEPPLPLSTSGGSLEEILGSVSKEDNDQKTQESSVDVLSSILSEKNDISEKKISKKTPEPMPSETGADLLSSLLGSASNSSISKPKSDSMPSKSSSSLTALPSSEAKETGVDFLSEILSKPEPSSSTQSRSSLGFSPNLQDILGTSSPDEPSFVARGKVLDAYGNVRILKVKGEPVPIYEVRFPKLSKEEQQLFKRIKERAITEIQIDPTTIPNPEERRRIFLNAVKKMIKEEAPHYSEGRIEVLADMIVQQMIGYGKLDPLVRDDNLEEIMVIGTNRPVYVWHRRFNMCKTNIVFPEEKEILNIIERIAREVGRRIDQQSPLLDARLPDGSRVNATIPPISLDGPTITIRKFKKDPLTVIDLIKYGTINSEIAALFWVFVDGLGVKPANVLVAGGTGSGKTTTLNSLAMFIPPSERVISIEDTAELQLPVEHWIRLETRPPNLEGKGEVTMDDLVKNTLRMRPDRIIVGEVRGPEARTMFTAMNTGHDGCMGTIHANSARETIVRLESPPMNVPRIMIPALDIIIMQVRFHSRKKGTIRRVTEIAEVSGIEGESIQLNKLYKYDPAKDELVPTGVPSRTLNTLAHHTGMSMREIELEIEKRKLILEWMIENGIRSIDKVGYYIRQFYIDEEGLMKRIAAESSIETSKQIQQLM